In a single window of the Scophthalmus maximus strain ysfricsl-2021 chromosome 18, ASM2237912v1, whole genome shotgun sequence genome:
- the smyd2b gene encoding N-lysine methyltransferase SMYD2-B: MTGSIEELERFDSPGKGRSLRVTRPFKLGELLFSCPAYSYVLSLEERGCYCESCFTRKNGLAKCGKCHKAFYCNVKCQKGDWAMHKLECSAMTAFGENWCPSETVRLVARILAKKKMQKERCLSEKILQIGEMQSHIEDVDNEKREMNEADVARLHRFYSKHLDFPDHKDLLTLFSQVACNGFTIEDDELSHLGTAVYPDVALINHSCLPSVIVTFKGTSAEIRAVKNMKPGDEVLISYIDLLYPTDDRNNRLRESYYFTCDCQECKSKSRDKTKLKVRKQRDPIEPEIISNMVRYARKAIREFRASKHIKPPSELLEMCEQSLEEMGAVFDDSNVYMLHMMYQAMGVCLYMEDPEGAIRYGEKILKPYKQLYPPYSLNVSSMYLKLGRLYMGWEKHSMGISALKKAMAIMEVAHGKDHYYVTELRNEMTQK; the protein is encoded by the exons ATGACCGGCAGCATCGAGGAGCTCGAGAGGTTTGACAGTCCGGGGAAAGGGCGAAGTCTCCGCGTGACCAGACCCTTCAAACTGGGGGAGCTCCTGTTTTCCTGCCCGGCGTACTCTTACGTGCTCTCGTTGGAAGAGAGAGGCTGCTACTGTGAGTCCTGCTTCACCAG gAAAAACGGATTGGCAAAATGTGGGAAGTGCCACAAGGCCTTCTACTGCAATGTGAAATGCCAG aaagGAGACTGGGCCATGCACAAGCTGGAATGCTCAGCAATGACTGCGTTCGGAGAGAACTGGTGCCCGTCAGAGACAGTGCGCTTGGTGGCCCGGATCCTCGCCAAGAAG aaaatgcagaaagaaagatgtttGTCTGAGAAGATCTTGCAAATAGGAGAGATGCAATCAC ACATCGAGGATGTGGATAACGAGAAACGAGAGATGAACGAAGCAGACGTTGCCAGACTCCATCGTTTTTACTCCAAACACTTGGACTTTCCCGACCACAAAGACCTGCTCACGCTTTTCTCCCAG GTCGCCTGTAATGGTTTCACCATAGAGGATGATGAACTATCCCACTTGGGTACTGCAGTCTACCCAGA TGTGGCACTGATTAACCACAGCTGCCTTCCCAGCGTCATTGTCACATTTAAGGGGACGTCAGCTGAGATTCGGGCCGTAAAGAACATGAAGCCTGGAGATGAA GTGCTCATCAGCTACATAGACCTCCTTTATCCAACAGATGACCGCAACAACCGTCTGAGAGAGTCCTATTATTTCACCTGTGACTGCCAGGAATGTAAAAGCAAGTccaga GATAAGACAAAGTTGAAAGTTCGTAAGCAGAGGGACCCCATTGAGCCGGAGATCATCAGCAACATGGTGCGCTATGCCAGGAAAGCCATCAGAGAGTTCCGAGCCTCcaaacacataaaac CACCTAGTGAGTTGCTGGAGATGTGTGAACAGAGCCTGGAGGAGATGGGCGCCGTCTTCGACGACTCTAATGTCTACATGCTCCACATGATGTACCAGGCCATGGGGGTTTGTCTTTACATGGAAGATCCAGAAGGAGCGATCAGATATGGCGAGAAGATCCTCAAGCCTTACAA GCAGCTTTATCCTCCCTACTCCCTGAATGTGTCCTCCATGTACCTGAAGTTGGGCAGACTGTACATGGGGTGGGAGAAGCACTCGATGGGGATTAGCGCTCTCAAGAAG GCAATGGCCATTATGGAAGTCGCTCACGGAAAAGATCACTACTACGTGACTGAGTTGCGCAACGAGATGACACAAAAATGA